A genomic region of Pontibaca methylaminivorans contains the following coding sequences:
- the rpsB gene encoding 30S ribosomal protein S2 translates to MALPEFTMRQLLEAGVHFGHQTQRWNPRMGPYIYGARNGIHIVDLTQTVPMLDQALQVIRDTVAKGGRVLFVGTKRQASQPIAEAAEKSAQYYMNHRWLGGTLTNWQTVSQSIQRLRQIDEQAEQGFAGLTKKERLGMERDQGKLQASLGGIREMGGLPDLLFVIDVRKEALAISEANKLGIPVVAVVDTNCAPDGIDYIIPGNDDAARAIALYCDLVARAALDGMSAQLGAAGVDIGAFEEAPVEEALAEDDTAAEAETAAPAADEGEASDIDAAARALAEAARS, encoded by the coding sequence ATGGCTCTTCCCGAGTTCACCATGCGTCAGCTGCTTGAGGCCGGCGTGCATTTCGGCCACCAGACCCAGCGCTGGAATCCGCGCATGGGCCCTTATATCTATGGCGCGCGCAACGGCATCCACATCGTTGACCTGACGCAGACCGTGCCGATGCTCGACCAGGCGCTGCAGGTGATCCGCGACACCGTGGCCAAGGGCGGCCGGGTGCTGTTCGTCGGCACCAAGCGGCAGGCCAGCCAGCCGATCGCCGAGGCGGCCGAGAAGTCGGCGCAGTATTACATGAACCACCGCTGGCTTGGCGGCACGCTGACCAACTGGCAGACCGTGTCGCAGTCGATCCAGCGCCTGCGCCAGATCGACGAGCAGGCCGAGCAGGGCTTTGCCGGGCTGACCAAGAAGGAACGCCTCGGGATGGAGCGCGACCAGGGCAAGCTGCAGGCAAGCCTTGGCGGCATCCGCGAAATGGGCGGGCTGCCCGATCTGCTGTTCGTGATCGACGTGCGCAAGGAAGCGCTGGCGATCAGCGAGGCGAACAAGCTCGGCATTCCGGTCGTGGCCGTGGTGGATACGAACTGCGCGCCCGACGGGATTGATTATATCATTCCGGGCAACGACGACGCGGCCCGCGCCATCGCGCTTTACTGCGATCTGGTCGCCCGCGCGGCGCTTGACGGCATGAGCGCCCAACTGGGCGCCGCCGGAGTCGATATCGGCGCCTTCGAAGAGGCCCCGGTCGAAGAGGCGCTGGCCGAGGACGACACCGCCGCCGAGGCCGAAACCGCGGCACCCGCCGCGGACGAGGGCGAGGCGAGCGACATCGACGCCGCCGCCCGCGCGCTTGCCGAAGCCGCCCGGAGCTGA
- a CDS encoding lysophospholipid acyltransferase family protein, with the protein MSESWNEAVPDPAPPPGLAGWLRVTLRGPALVLLVFGGLGVLLLLRLAERPLCGLRRPVTPHITKFVCRNALRILGVELLIRGHPMGGQGAMVANHSSWLDIFVLNAVDCIYFVSKSEVARWPGIGWLARATGTLFIRRDRREARAQTALLETRLLAGHRLLFFPEGTSTDGLQVLPFKSTLFQAFLSPALKDRLAVQPASVFYAAPPLMGGAASPRFHGWWGEMDFAPHLLKVLAAPRGGRVGVILHAPLRVRDFADRKTLAAQAGAAVEAGHRELREHLPARPDRA; encoded by the coding sequence ATGAGCGAAAGCTGGAACGAGGCCGTTCCCGATCCGGCCCCGCCTCCCGGCCTTGCCGGCTGGCTGCGCGTGACCCTTCGCGGCCCGGCGCTGGTCCTGCTGGTCTTTGGCGGGCTTGGGGTGCTGCTTCTTCTGCGGCTGGCCGAGCGGCCGCTGTGCGGGCTGCGCCGCCCGGTCACGCCCCACATCACGAAATTCGTCTGCCGCAACGCGCTGCGGATCCTCGGCGTCGAACTTCTCATCCGGGGGCATCCCATGGGCGGGCAGGGGGCGATGGTGGCCAATCATTCGTCATGGCTCGATATCTTCGTGCTGAATGCGGTGGACTGCATCTATTTCGTGTCGAAATCCGAGGTCGCGCGCTGGCCCGGCATCGGCTGGCTCGCGCGGGCGACCGGCACCCTGTTCATCCGCCGCGACCGGCGCGAGGCCCGGGCGCAGACCGCGCTGCTTGAAACGCGCCTGCTGGCCGGGCATCGTCTGCTGTTCTTTCCCGAGGGCACATCGACCGACGGCCTGCAGGTGCTGCCGTTCAAGAGCACGCTGTTTCAGGCGTTCCTGTCTCCCGCGCTGAAGGATCGGCTCGCGGTGCAGCCGGCGAGCGTCTTTTACGCCGCACCGCCCCTGATGGGCGGTGCCGCTTCGCCGCGGTTTCATGGCTGGTGGGGCGAGATGGACTTTGCCCCCCATCTTCTCAAGGTGCTCGCGGCACCGCGCGGGGGGCGGGTCGGCGTGATCCTGCACGCGCCGCTTCGCGTCCGGGATTTCGCGGATCGCAAAACGCTTGCCGCGCAGGCCGGCGCCGCGGTGGAGGCCGGGCATCGCGAATTGCGCGAGCACCTGCCTGCCCGGCCGGATCGCGCGTGA
- a CDS encoding GNAT family N-acetyltransferase, which translates to MPAQAPAFSVRLAATEDDLRAAQALRYDVFVRELGGGGTLVDHAAGIERDRFDPFVDHLLLQDDDSGQVVGVYRLMREDQARAAGQFYSEDEYDLAPLRRGGRRLLELGRSCLHRDYRGGAAMYHLWNALAEYVAEHEIEILFGVASFHGTDPERLAQPLSALHHHHLAPPDLRVRARPDHFVAMDRLPPEKLDRRAAMVSMPALIKAYLRLGGMVGEGAWLDHAFNTTDVCLLLDTRRLDQARARIYAGARGA; encoded by the coding sequence ATGCCAGCGCAGGCCCCTGCATTTTCCGTCCGGCTTGCCGCGACGGAGGACGACCTGCGCGCCGCGCAGGCGCTGCGCTATGACGTCTTCGTGCGCGAGCTTGGCGGCGGCGGGACGCTGGTCGATCACGCGGCCGGGATCGAGCGTGACCGCTTCGATCCTTTCGTCGATCATCTGCTTCTGCAGGATGACGACAGCGGGCAGGTGGTCGGGGTCTATCGCCTGATGCGCGAGGATCAGGCGCGCGCGGCGGGGCAGTTCTATTCCGAAGATGAATATGATCTTGCGCCGCTGCGCCGCGGCGGGCGGCGCCTGCTCGAACTCGGGCGGTCCTGCCTGCATCGCGACTACCGGGGCGGAGCGGCGATGTATCATCTCTGGAACGCGCTTGCCGAATATGTCGCGGAGCATGAAATCGAAATCCTGTTCGGCGTGGCGAGCTTTCACGGCACCGATCCCGAACGGCTCGCGCAGCCGCTTTCGGCGTTGCATCATCACCACCTCGCGCCGCCCGACCTGCGCGTGCGCGCGCGGCCCGATCACTTCGTCGCCATGGACCGCCTGCCGCCCGAAAAGCTGGACCGGCGCGCCGCCATGGTGTCGATGCCGGCGCTGATCAAGGCCTATCTGCGCCTTGGCGGCATGGTGGGCGAGGGGGCCTGGCTCGACCATGCCTTCAACACCACCGATGTCTGCCTGCTGCTGGATACCCGCCGGCTCGACCAGGCGCGCGCGCGGATCTACGCGGGTGCGCGCGGCGCATGA
- a CDS encoding histidine phosphotransferase family protein, which yields MNEARFSLAELIGSRICHDLISPVGAISNGLELLELSGQPRSPEIDLIADSVRNAGARIRFFRIAYGAAGNESLSSGEVRDILASATSGTRFTVHYAPERPQPRALLRLAFLAMQCCETAMPRGGDLTIGTAGASWQVTGAGPRIEPDAALWALLGRDADPAAGDPGRAITPAQVQFALLPALVRAAGRALVPRMSDQAVSLRF from the coding sequence ATGAACGAGGCGCGCTTCAGCCTGGCCGAACTGATCGGCTCGCGCATCTGTCACGATCTGATCAGCCCGGTCGGGGCCATTTCCAACGGCCTTGAACTGCTCGAGCTTTCGGGTCAGCCCCGCAGCCCCGAGATCGACCTGATCGCCGACAGCGTCCGCAACGCCGGCGCCCGGATCCGCTTTTTCCGCATCGCCTATGGTGCGGCCGGCAACGAATCCCTCAGCAGCGGTGAGGTGCGGGACATACTCGCCAGCGCCACTTCCGGCACGCGGTTCACGGTGCATTACGCGCCCGAACGGCCGCAGCCGCGCGCCCTGCTGCGGCTCGCGTTCCTTGCCATGCAATGCTGCGAGACGGCCATGCCGCGCGGCGGCGATCTGACCATCGGGACGGCGGGCGCCTCCTGGCAGGTCACGGGCGCGGGCCCGCGGATCGAGCCCGATGCCGCGCTCTGGGCCCTGCTCGGGCGGGACGCAGACCCCGCCGCGGGAGATCCGGGGCGGGCGATCACGCCGGCGCAGGTGCAATTCGCGCTGCTGCCGGCGCTGGTGAGGGCGGCGGGGCGCGCCCTCGTGCCCCGGATGTCGGACCAGGCGGTTTCGCTGCGGTTCTGA
- a CDS encoding glutamate-5-semialdehyde dehydrogenase, whose translation MKDLDDIHALMTDIGARARSAAAQLATAPGEARAAALDAAADAIMAQADAIIAANGQDLAFARDKGLGAAMLDRLMLDPTRVQAIAAGLRNVAAQPDPLGAVIAEWTVPSGLHIQRVRTPIGVIGVIYESRPNVTADAGALCLKAGNAVILRGGSESFHSARAIHACLIEGLRAAGLPEDAIQLVPTRDRAAVSEMLAMTDHIDVIVPRGGKGLVGLVQREARVPVFAHLEGIVHVYLDKKADPAKALAVVLNAKTRRTGICGAAECLLVHRDIADTIGADAVSALIAAGIEMRVAPPLDRVAGTTAATDSDWGQEFLDAVMAARVVDDIDGAIAHIRRYGSGHTDCIVTEDKAAAEHFFARLDSAILMQNASTQFADGGEFGMGAEIGIATGKLHARGPVGAEQLTSFKYLVRGNGTTRP comes from the coding sequence ATGAAAGATCTCGACGACATCCATGCGCTGATGACCGACATCGGCGCCCGTGCACGCAGCGCTGCCGCCCAGCTTGCGACCGCCCCGGGCGAGGCGCGCGCCGCCGCGCTCGATGCCGCGGCCGATGCGATCATGGCGCAGGCGGACGCGATCATCGCCGCCAACGGTCAGGATCTGGCCTTTGCGCGGGACAAGGGGCTCGGGGCGGCGATGCTCGACCGGCTGATGCTGGATCCGACCCGCGTGCAAGCGATCGCCGCGGGGCTGCGCAATGTCGCGGCCCAGCCCGATCCGCTCGGCGCGGTGATCGCGGAATGGACCGTGCCCTCGGGGCTCCATATCCAGCGGGTGCGCACCCCGATCGGCGTGATCGGCGTGATCTATGAAAGCCGCCCCAACGTGACGGCGGATGCCGGGGCGCTCTGCCTCAAGGCGGGGAACGCGGTGATCCTGCGCGGCGGCTCGGAAAGCTTCCATTCGGCGCGGGCGATCCATGCCTGCCTGATCGAGGGGCTGCGCGCCGCCGGCCTGCCCGAGGACGCGATCCAGCTGGTCCCGACCCGCGACCGCGCGGCGGTGTCCGAAATGCTGGCCATGACCGACCATATCGACGTGATCGTTCCGCGCGGCGGCAAGGGGCTGGTCGGGCTGGTCCAGCGCGAGGCCCGCGTGCCGGTCTTTGCCCATCTCGAGGGCATCGTGCATGTCTATCTCGACAAGAAGGCCGATCCGGCAAAGGCACTCGCCGTGGTGCTGAACGCCAAGACCCGCCGCACCGGGATCTGCGGTGCCGCCGAATGCCTGCTCGTGCACCGCGACATCGCCGACACGATCGGGGCCGATGCGGTTTCGGCGCTCATCGCCGCCGGGATCGAGATGCGCGTCGCCCCGCCGCTCGACCGGGTGGCGGGAACCACTGCCGCGACCGATTCCGACTGGGGGCAGGAGTTTCTCGATGCCGTCATGGCGGCGCGGGTGGTCGATGACATCGACGGGGCGATCGCCCATATCCGCCGATACGGGTCCGGCCACACCGATTGCATCGTGACCGAGGACAAGGCGGCGGCCGAGCACTTCTTTGCCCGGCTCGACAGCGCGATCCTGATGCAGAACGCCTCGACCCAGTTCGCCGATGGCGGTGAATTCGGCATGGGGGCCGAGATCGGGATCGCGACCGGCAAGCTGCATGCGCGCGGTCCGGTCGGTGCCGAGCAATTGACCAGCTTCAAGTATCTCGTGCGCGGCAACGGCACCACGCGGCCCTGA
- the proB gene encoding glutamate 5-kinase: MAALSDARRLVVKVGSALLVEGASGRLRAGWLRGLADDVAWLKAQGKDVVLVSSGSIALGRGVLGLGARDLALEQSQAAAAVGQIRLARAYEEALARHDITAAQILVTLDDSSNRRRYLNSRATMEALLGFGAVPIVNENDTIATDEIRYGDNDRLAAQVAVTLGADQLILLSDVDGFYSGNPRSDPAARRFDHIDHITPEIEAMAGDAGSGLSKGGMKTKLLAAQLATAAGCAMAITEGSRDNPLRQLAEGAPATWFLAQLDPQTARKRWIAAMKPRGTITIDPGASAALKNGKSLLPAGITALSGRFGRGEPVAILDPDGHKLGQGLTRYTSAETARIRGRHSDEIEAILGYPGRAVLIHRDDMAL, encoded by the coding sequence ATGGCAGCCCTGAGTGACGCGCGCCGCCTCGTGGTCAAGGTCGGCTCGGCTCTGCTGGTCGAAGGGGCGAGCGGGCGGCTGCGGGCCGGCTGGCTGCGCGGCCTGGCCGACGATGTCGCCTGGCTGAAGGCGCAGGGCAAGGACGTGGTGCTGGTCTCCTCGGGCTCGATTGCGCTCGGGCGCGGGGTGCTCGGGCTCGGCGCGCGCGATCTGGCGCTCGAACAGTCGCAGGCCGCCGCCGCGGTCGGCCAGATCCGCCTTGCCCGCGCCTATGAAGAGGCGCTCGCCCGCCACGACATCACCGCCGCGCAGATTCTCGTCACCCTCGACGACAGCAGCAACCGGCGGCGCTATCTCAACAGCCGCGCCACCATGGAGGCGCTGCTCGGCTTCGGGGCCGTGCCGATCGTCAACGAAAACGATACCATCGCCACCGACGAAATCCGCTATGGCGACAACGACCGGCTCGCCGCGCAGGTCGCGGTGACGCTCGGTGCGGATCAGCTGATCCTGCTCTCCGACGTGGACGGTTTCTATTCCGGCAACCCGCGCAGCGATCCGGCCGCGCGCCGCTTCGACCATATCGACCATATCACGCCGGAGATCGAGGCCATGGCCGGCGATGCGGGGTCGGGCCTTTCCAAGGGCGGGATGAAGACCAAGCTGCTGGCGGCGCAGCTTGCCACCGCGGCGGGCTGCGCCATGGCGATCACCGAAGGATCCCGCGACAACCCCTTGCGGCAGCTTGCGGAAGGCGCGCCTGCCACATGGTTCCTTGCCCAGCTCGACCCGCAGACCGCGCGCAAGCGCTGGATCGCGGCGATGAAACCGCGCGGCACCATCACCATCGACCCCGGCGCCTCGGCGGCGCTGAAGAACGGCAAGAGCCTGCTGCCCGCCGGCATCACCGCGCTCAGCGGGCGCTTCGGGCGCGGCGAGCCGGTTGCCATTCTCGACCCGGACGGGCACAAGCTGGGGCAGGGGCTCACGCGCTATACCTCTGCCGAAACGGCCCGTATCCGCGGCCGCCACAGCGACGAGATCGAGGCCATACTCGGCTATCCGGGCCGCGCGGTGCTGATCCACCGCGACGACATGGCGCTCTGA
- the obgE gene encoding GTPase ObgE, whose amino-acid sequence MKFLDLAKVYIRSGAGGAGAVSFRREKFIEFGGPDGGDGGHGGSVHAEAVEGLNTLIDFRYQQHFFAGNGQGGMGRQRTGRNGADIVLKVPVGTEILDEDQETVIADLTRPGERVLLAGGGNGGFGNLRFKTATNQAPRRANPGQPGVERTLWLRLKLIADVGLVGLPNAGKSTFLAATSNARPKIADYPFTTLHPNLGVVAVDGAEFVIADIPGLIEGAHMGRGIGDRFLGHVERCRVLLHLVDATSDRVAQDYRVVLQELAAYGAGLAARPRIIALNKIDALDAGARAEAQAALEAASGQAVFAISAASGEGIRDLLRALRPHIRPAEREQAGEDHPWQP is encoded by the coding sequence ATGAAATTTCTCGATCTCGCCAAGGTCTATATCCGCTCCGGCGCCGGCGGCGCGGGTGCGGTCAGCTTCCGCCGCGAGAAATTCATCGAATTCGGCGGGCCCGACGGCGGGGACGGCGGCCACGGCGGCTCGGTCCATGCCGAGGCGGTGGAGGGGCTGAACACGCTGATCGACTTCCGCTATCAGCAGCATTTCTTTGCCGGCAACGGGCAGGGCGGCATGGGGCGCCAGCGCACCGGCCGGAACGGCGCCGACATTGTCCTGAAGGTGCCGGTGGGCACCGAAATCCTCGACGAGGACCAGGAGACCGTGATCGCCGACCTGACCCGCCCCGGCGAACGCGTCCTGCTGGCCGGTGGCGGCAACGGGGGGTTCGGCAACCTGCGTTTCAAGACCGCGACCAACCAGGCGCCGCGCCGCGCCAATCCCGGCCAGCCCGGGGTCGAGCGGACGCTCTGGCTGCGGCTCAAGCTGATTGCCGATGTGGGGCTCGTTGGCCTGCCGAATGCGGGCAAGTCCACCTTTCTCGCCGCCACCTCGAACGCACGGCCGAAGATCGCCGATTATCCCTTCACCACGCTGCATCCCAATCTCGGGGTCGTGGCCGTCGACGGCGCGGAGTTCGTCATCGCCGACATTCCCGGCCTGATCGAGGGCGCCCATATGGGACGCGGCATCGGCGACCGGTTTCTCGGCCATGTGGAACGCTGCCGCGTGCTGTTGCATCTGGTCGATGCGACATCGGACAGGGTCGCGCAGGATTATCGCGTGGTCCTGCAGGAGCTTGCCGCCTATGGCGCGGGTCTTGCCGCAAGACCCCGCATCATCGCCCTGAACAAGATCGACGCGCTCGATGCCGGGGCCCGGGCCGAGGCGCAGGCCGCACTCGAGGCGGCGAGCGGACAGGCGGTATTCGCGATCTCGGCCGCGAGCGGCGAGGGGATCCGCGATCTTCTGCGCGCGCTGCGCCCCCATATCAGGCCCGCGGAGCGGGAACAGGCCGGAGAGGATCACCCATGGCAGCCCTGA
- a CDS encoding GNAT family N-acetyltransferase has product MKIETIIPQPVIRTERFDLRPLRCTDTDLIERHTSDERLARMTTAIPHPLPSGTTEAFVARSMARDRPSDVWVMDGTKSGGAEVMGVVSLAKLDRNQSEVGYWVAPAYWNTGLASDAVKALVNANPLGSETMFASVFQDNPASARVLIHCGFEYLGDAESFCVARNETVPTWTYSCRLKR; this is encoded by the coding sequence ATGAAGATCGAGACGATCATACCGCAGCCCGTCATCAGGACCGAACGGTTCGACCTGCGCCCGCTGCGGTGCACGGACACCGACCTGATCGAGCGCCACACGAGCGACGAGCGGCTCGCGCGGATGACCACCGCGATTCCGCATCCGCTCCCGTCCGGCACGACCGAAGCCTTTGTCGCACGCTCCATGGCCCGCGACCGGCCGAGCGATGTCTGGGTCATGGACGGCACCAAATCCGGCGGTGCCGAGGTGATGGGTGTCGTCTCGCTGGCCAAGCTCGACCGCAACCAGTCCGAGGTCGGCTATTGGGTCGCGCCGGCTTACTGGAACACGGGGCTCGCCTCGGATGCGGTCAAGGCGCTCGTGAATGCCAATCCGCTCGGCAGCGAGACCATGTTCGCATCGGTGTTCCAGGACAACCCGGCCTCGGCGCGGGTGCTGATCCACTGCGGGTTCGAGTATCTGGGCGATGCCGAAAGCTTCTGCGTGGCACGCAATGAAACAGTGCCGACCTGGACCTACAGCTGCCGGCTGAAACGCTGA
- the rpmA gene encoding 50S ribosomal protein L27, which produces MAHKKAGGSSRNGRDSIGRRLGVKLFGGESAIPGNIIVRQRGTRFWPGEGVGMGRDHTIFATESGAVTFHKGLKGRTFVSVLPQAAPAAE; this is translated from the coding sequence ATGGCACACAAGAAAGCAGGCGGTTCGTCGCGCAATGGCCGCGATTCCATCGGCCGGCGCCTTGGCGTCAAGCTCTTCGGTGGCGAATCGGCCATTCCGGGCAACATCATCGTGCGCCAGCGCGGCACCCGCTTCTGGCCGGGCGAGGGCGTCGGCATGGGGCGCGATCACACGATCTTTGCCACCGAATCCGGCGCGGTGACCTTTCACAAGGGCCTGAAGGGGCGCACCTTCGTATCCGTGCTTCCACAAGCCGCACCCGCTGCCGAATAA
- a CDS encoding 50S ribosomal protein L21, producing MFAVLKTGGKQYRVHPGDVLRVESLAAEAGEKVQFNEILMLGGDSPVIGAPLVEGAAVQAEVIDQIKGEKLIHFVKRRRKHGSQRTKGHRQKLTLLRVTDILSAGAADSGVKAAVGAGSAPRGAADGSASSGAAKGTVDTAAGSDDLKKLTGVGPALEKKLHGAGITSFAQIAGWNDADIAAINEQLSLGGRIERDGWVEQARSLAKE from the coding sequence ATGTTTGCGGTTCTGAAGACCGGCGGCAAGCAGTACCGGGTGCACCCGGGCGATGTGCTGCGGGTGGAGAGCCTCGCCGCCGAGGCGGGCGAGAAGGTCCAGTTCAACGAAATTCTGATGCTTGGCGGCGACAGCCCGGTGATCGGCGCGCCGCTGGTCGAGGGCGCGGCCGTCCAGGCCGAGGTGATCGACCAGATCAAGGGCGAGAAGCTCATCCATTTCGTCAAGCGCCGCCGCAAGCACGGCAGCCAGCGCACCAAGGGCCACCGCCAGAAGCTGACGCTGCTGCGCGTGACCGATATACTGTCCGCGGGTGCGGCCGATTCGGGCGTCAAGGCCGCGGTGGGCGCGGGCTCGGCTCCGCGCGGTGCGGCGGACGGTTCGGCATCGAGCGGCGCGGCAAAGGGCACCGTTGACACCGCTGCCGGGAGCGACGATCTCAAGAAGCTGACCGGCGTCGGGCCGGCGCTCGAGAAAAAGCTGCACGGGGCCGGCATCACCAGCTTTGCCCAGATCGCCGGCTGGAACGACGCCGACATCGCCGCCATCAACGAGCAGCTTTCGCTCGGCGGGCGGATCGAGCGTGACGGCTGGGTCGAACAGGCCAGATCGCTGGCCAAGGAATAA